A window from Rana temporaria chromosome 8, aRanTem1.1, whole genome shotgun sequence encodes these proteins:
- the LOC120909420 gene encoding uncharacterized protein LOC120909420 isoform X3, with amino-acid sequence MRESGIWSNYVGIKEEITEKKEEDGVMKERKCLGHKDLYKDVMMENQPPLTSPDGSSNGNPPERRPHSFQEVMAEPFNDTNPPERCPRPLYSRDYTQEDHTISYTVREEIKEEEEEVDAMDEFSEGHRDPFQEVMAEPFSDTTPPERCPHPLYSGDSTQEDLTISNEVKEEIKAEEDEFHAMDEFSEGHRDPFQEVMAEPFNDTTPPERCPHSLYSGDSTHEDHTISNTVREEIKEEEEEVDAMEEFSEAHRDPLQEVVEEQFNDTTPPERCPHSLYSGDSTQEDFTISNEVKEEIKEEEDEIEVTKTFPEGHKDPFKEVMVEQLSDAHLQYSIQEDHNYTQPDQGEELKDIKVEIKEEEEERLVSGDQQCMVEEEEKMMEIKQEESSLHMDTNGSCNGNPPERCPRSLNSRDSTQEDPTIPHHHQEEVLGIKLEVEEVDETYVICEQLPIEEQVMVTITKAESLLDVSSGGGNVWKTPAEHPFLSADCKKENTGMAQYPPGLIIFTPNVYHKPKPIKKSKVRFICKPHNYKPRTILPKGQPIICSAEQLPDLSNHKESSEESKDKLCTVIPTVQSSFHILGKLTDPSNHKEPFEVSKDKPCTVIPTVQASFHMAGQPPDPSNHKESSEVSKDKPRTVIPTVQPSFHILGQLPDLSNQKESSEQSKDKPCTVIPTVQPSFHILGQPTDPSNHKEPSEECKAKPLTVIPNVQASFHKAGKPPDPSRYKESLEESKAKARTVIPTVQPSFHILGQLPDLSNHKESSEVSKDKQHTVIPTVQPSFHILGQPTDPSNCQESSEVSKDKLCTVTPTVQPSFHILGQPTDPSNCQESSEVSKDKPRTVNPTVQPSFHILGQPTDPSNCKESSEVSKDKPRTVQPSFHILGQPTDPSNCQESTEVSKDQPRTVIPTVQPSFHILGQPTDPSNHKESSEVSKDQPHTVTPTVQPSFHRQPKDPSNHKEPSEESKDKSHTVIPGVQPSFHMAGQPLDPSNYKESSDESKNKPHTVMPDVQTSFHIAEKTTEPSNPEESSPSNFHSLKDREKSSLKNPDPYVNQKTHASKKWFSCSECEKSFKRKTDLVRHHRVHTGEKPHSCPECGKGFGSKVSRDGHVRTHTGEKPFCCSECGKCFAQKITLDNHCFQQHVDLHELKASQSCSECGKSFEERSEFHVHQSGHTSKEICYCPGSEKLAKRKCDPVEHQITDTEKPPFSCCKDSWKNVRHQRSHKGEKKSFSCSECGKTFKDRWNLKTHQIVHTGERPFTCSECGKGYSSKGTLNKHMRIHTGERPFSCLECGKRFTYKHTLIIHQSIHTRRKIYPKTFT; translated from the exons atggatccagtaatgggaacccaccagagagacgTCCTCATTCCTTCCAGGAGGTCATGGCGGAACCATTTAATGACacaaaccccccagagagatgtccccgtcctctgtattcccgggattacaCACAAGAAGATCACACCATCTCATATACAGTtagagaagagataaaagaggaggaggaagaggttgaTGCGATGGatgagttttcagaaggacacagagACCCCTTCCAGGAGGTCATGGCGGAACCATTTAGCGACACaaccccaccagagagatgtcctcaTCCTCTGTATTccggggattccacacaggaagatctcaCCATCTCAaatgaggttaaagaagagataaaagcgGAGGAGGATGAGTTTCATGCGATGGatgagttttcagaaggacacagagACCCCTTCCAGGAGGTCATGGCGGAACCATTTAATGACACaaccccaccagagagatgtccccattcTCTGTATTCTGGGGATTCCACACATGAAGATCACACCATCTCAAATACGGTtagagaagagataaaagaggaggaggaagaggttgatgcgatggaggagttttcagaagcaCACAGAGACCCCTTACAGGAGGTCGTGGAGGAACAATTTAATGACACaaccccaccagagagatgtccccattcTCTGTATTccggggattccacacaggaagattttACCATCTCAaatgaggttaaagaagagataaaagaggaggaggatgagattGAAGTGACAAAGACGTTTCCAGAAGGACACAAAGACCCCTTTAAGGAGGTCATGGTGGAGCAATTAAGTGACGCCCATCTCCAGTATTCCATACAGGAAGATCACAACTATACACAACCTGATCAG ggtgaagaactgaaagacatcaaagtggagattaaagaggaagaagaagagagattggtgagtggagatcagcagtgtatggtggaggaggaggagaagatgatGGAAATTAAACAGGAGGAATCTTCTCTACATATGGACACAA ATGGATCCTGTAATGGGAACCCGCCAGAGAGATGTCCTCGTTCTCTgaattcccgggattccacacaggaggatcccaccatccctcaccatcatcag gaAGAAGTGTTGGGTATAAAACTTGAAGTCGAAGAGGTAGATGAGACTTATGTGATCTGTGAACAGTTGCCAATAGAAGAACAAGTGATGGTGACAATTACCAAAGCGGAATCTTTACTAGATGTCAGTTCAG GAGGAGGCAATGTCTGGAAGACCCCAGCGGAACATCCTTTTTTATCTGCAGATTGTAAGAAAGAGAATACTGGCATGGCACAATATCCTCCAGGTTTAATCATTTTTACTCCAAATGTATATCACAAACCTAAGCctataaaaaaatcaaaagttcGATTTATTTGTAAGCCGCACAATTATAAACCGCGTACTATTCTCCCAAAGGGCCAACCAATCATTTGCAGTGCAGAGCAACTTCCAGATCTTTCCAATCATAAGGAATCTTCTGAAGAGTCCAAAGATAAACTGTGTACCGTTATCCCTACTGTCCAATCAAGCTTTCACATTTTAGGGAAACTGACAGATCCTTCTAATCATAAGGAACCTTTTGAGGTGTCCAAAGATAAACCATGTACTGTTATCCCAACTGTGCAAGCAAGCTTTCACATGGCAGGGCAACCACCAGATCCTTCTAATCACAAGGAGTCTTCTGAGGTGTCCAAAGATAAACCACGTACCGTTATCCCTACTGTCCAACCAAGCTTTCACATTTTAGGGCAACTTCCAGATCTTTCCAATCAAAAGGAATCTTCTGAACAGTCCAAAGATAAACCATGTACCGTTATACCTACTGTCCAACCAAGCTTTCACATTTTAGGGCAACCAACAGATCCTTCTAATCATAAGGAACCTTCTGAGGAGTGCAAAGCTAAACCACTTACTGTTATCCCAAATGTGCAAGCAAGCTTTCACAAGGCAGGGAAACCACCAGATCCTTCTAGATATAAGGAATCTTTGGAGGAGTCCAAAGCTAAAGCACGTACTGTTATCCCTACTGTCCAACCAAGCTTTCACATTTTAGGGCAACTTCCAGATCTTTCCAATCATAAGGAATCTTCTGAGGTGTCCAAAGATAAACAACATACTGTTATCCCAACTGTCCAACCAAGCTTTCACATTTTAGGGCAACCAACAGATCCTTCTAATTGCCAGGAATCTTCTGAGGTGTCCAAAGATAAACTATGTACCGTTACCCCTACTGTCCAACCAAGCTTTCACATTTTAGGGCAACCAACAGATCCTTCTAATTGCCAGGAATCTTCTGAGGTGTCCAAAGATAAACCACGTACCGTTAACCCTACTGTCCAACCAAGCTTTCACATTTTAGGACAACCAACAGATCCTTCTAATTGTAAGGAATCTTCTGAGGTGTCCAAAGATAAACCACGTACTGTCCAACCAAGCTTTCACATTTTAGGGCAACCAACAGATCCTTCTAATTGCCAGGAATCTACTGAGGTGTCCAAAGATCAACCACGTACTGTTATCCCTACTGTCCAACCAAGCTTTCACATTTTAGGACAACCAACAGATCCTTCTAATCACAAGGAGTCTTCTGAGGTCTCCAAAGATCAACCACATACTGTTACCCCAACTGTCCAACCAAGCTTTCACAGGCAACCTAAAGATCCTTCTAATCATAAGGAACCTTCTGAGGAGTCCAAAGATAAATCACATACTGTTATCCCTGGTGTCCAACCAAGCTTTCACATGGCGGGACAACCACTAGATCCTTCTAATTATAAGGAATCTTCGGATGAGTCCAAAAATAAACCACATACTGTTATGCCAGATGTTCAAACAAGTTTTCACATTGCAGAGAAAACAACAGAGCCTTCTAATCCAGAGGAATCGTCTCCCAGTAATTTCCATTCTTTAAAGGATCGTGAAAAATCAAGCTTAAAAAATCCCGACCCGTATGTAAATCAGAAAACTCACgccagtaaaaaatggttttCTTGTTCCGAGTGTGAGAAGTCCTTCAAAAGGAAAACGGATCTCGTTAGACACCACAGAgtccacaccggggagaagccacattcttgtcctgagtgcggaaagggCTTCGGCAGTAAAGTAAGCCGTGATGGCCACGTAAGAACTCACACCGGCGAGAAGCCGTTTTGCTGCTCagaatgcgggaaatgttttgcacagaAAATTACTCTAGACAACCACTGTTTTCAACAGCATGTGGATCTTCATGAACTCAAGGCTTCACAGTCATGTTCCGAGTGCGGCAAGTCCTTTGAAGAGAGATCTGAATTCCACGTTCATCAGAGTGGTCACACCAGTAAGGAGATCTGCTATTGCCCCGGCTCCGAAAAACTAGCCAAAAGAAAATGTGATCCGGTTGAACACCAAATAACTGACACCGAAAAGCCACCTTTTTCATGTTGCAAGGACAGTTGGAAAAACGTTCGACACCAGAGATCtcacaaaggggaaaaaaagtccttctcgtgttctgagtgcggaaagaCTTTTAAAGATAGATGGAACCTAAAAACACACCAGATAGTCCACACCGGCGAGAGGCCCTTTACCTGTTCCGAGTGTGGAAAGGGCTACTCCAGTAAAGGAACCCTTAATAAACACATGAGAATTCACACCGGTGAAAGGCCGTTTTCCTGTTTGGAATGCGGCAAACGCTTTACGTATAAACATACGCTAATCATCCATCAAAGCATTCATACCAGACGAAAGATCTACCCAAAAACATTCACATAA
- the LOC120909420 gene encoding uncharacterized protein LOC120909420 isoform X2, whose amino-acid sequence MEANCTDLTERILRFTLEIIYLLTGEDNIVVEKTSGDGQNPITVPLRYLLVPERNNEKKILEVSQKIIDLLMRESGIWSNYVGIKEEITEKKEEDGVMKERKCLGHKDLYKDVMMENQPPLTSPDGSSNGNPPERRPHSFQEVMAEPFNDTNPPERCPRPLYSRDYTQEDHTISYTVREEIKEEEEEVDAMDEFSEGHRDPFQEVMAEPFSDTTPPERCPHPLYSGDSTQEDLTISNEVKEEIKAEEDEFHAMDEFSEGHRDPFQEVMAEPFNDTTPPERCPHSLYSGDSTHEDHTISNTVREEIKEEEEEVDAMEEFSEAHRDPLQEVVEEQFNDTTPPERCPHSLYSGDSTQEDFTISNEVKEEIKEEEDEIEVTKTFPEGHKDPFKEVMVEQLSDAHLQYSIQEDHNYTQPDQGEELKDIKVEIKEEEEERLVSGDQQCMVEEEEKMMEIKQEESSLHMDTNGSCNGNPPERCPRSLNSRDSTQEDPTIPHHHQEEVLGIKLEVEEVDETYVICEQLPIEEQVMVTITKAESLLDVSSGGGNVWKTPAEHPFLSADCKKENTGMAQYPPGLIIFTPNVYHKPKPIKKSKVRFICKPHNYKPRTILPKGQPIICSAEQLPDLSNHKESSEESKDKLCTVIPTVQSSFHILGKLTDPSNHKEPFEVSKDKPCTVIPTVQASFHMAGQPPDPSNHKESSEVSKDKPRTVIPTVQPSFHILGQLPDLSNQKESSEQSKDKPCTVIPTVQPSFHILGQPTDPSNHKEPSEECKAKPLTVIPNVQASFHKAGKPPDPSRYKESLEESKAKARTVIPTVQPSFHILGQLPDLSNHKESSEVSKDKQHTVIPTVQPSFHILGQPTDPSNCQESSEVSKDKLCTVTPTVQPSFHILGQPTDPSNCQESSEVSKDKPRTVNPTVQPSFHILGQPTDPSNCKESSEVSKDKPRTVQPSFHILGQPTDPSNCQESTEVSKDQPRTVIPTVQPSFHILGQPTDPSNHKESSEVSKDQPHTVTPTVQPSFHRQPKDPSNHKEPSEESKDKSHTVIPGVQPSFHMAGQPLDPSNYKESSDESKNKPHTVMPDVQTSFHIAEKTTEPSNPEESSPSNFHSLKDREKSSLKNPDPYVNQKTHASKKWFSCSECEKSFKRKTDLVRHHRVHTGEKPHSCPECGKGFGSKVSRDGHVRTHTGEKPFCCSECGKCFAQKITLDNHCFQQHVDLHELKASQSCSECGKSFEERSEFHVHQSGHTSKEICYCPGSEKLAKRKCDPVEHQITDTEKPPFSCCKDSWKNVRHQRSHKGEKKSFSCSECGKTFKDRWNLKTHQIVHTGERPFTCSECGKGYSSKGTLNKHMRIHTGERPFSCLECGKRFTYKHTLIIHQSIHTRRKIYPKTFT is encoded by the exons atggatccagtaatgggaacccaccagagagacgTCCTCATTCCTTCCAGGAGGTCATGGCGGAACCATTTAATGACacaaaccccccagagagatgtccccgtcctctgtattcccgggattacaCACAAGAAGATCACACCATCTCATATACAGTtagagaagagataaaagaggaggaggaagaggttgaTGCGATGGatgagttttcagaaggacacagagACCCCTTCCAGGAGGTCATGGCGGAACCATTTAGCGACACaaccccaccagagagatgtcctcaTCCTCTGTATTccggggattccacacaggaagatctcaCCATCTCAaatgaggttaaagaagagataaaagcgGAGGAGGATGAGTTTCATGCGATGGatgagttttcagaaggacacagagACCCCTTCCAGGAGGTCATGGCGGAACCATTTAATGACACaaccccaccagagagatgtccccattcTCTGTATTCTGGGGATTCCACACATGAAGATCACACCATCTCAAATACGGTtagagaagagataaaagaggaggaggaagaggttgatgcgatggaggagttttcagaagcaCACAGAGACCCCTTACAGGAGGTCGTGGAGGAACAATTTAATGACACaaccccaccagagagatgtccccattcTCTGTATTccggggattccacacaggaagattttACCATCTCAaatgaggttaaagaagagataaaagaggaggaggatgagattGAAGTGACAAAGACGTTTCCAGAAGGACACAAAGACCCCTTTAAGGAGGTCATGGTGGAGCAATTAAGTGACGCCCATCTCCAGTATTCCATACAGGAAGATCACAACTATACACAACCTGATCAG ggtgaagaactgaaagacatcaaagtggagattaaagaggaagaagaagagagattggtgagtggagatcagcagtgtatggtggaggaggaggagaagatgatGGAAATTAAACAGGAGGAATCTTCTCTACATATGGACACAA ATGGATCCTGTAATGGGAACCCGCCAGAGAGATGTCCTCGTTCTCTgaattcccgggattccacacaggaggatcccaccatccctcaccatcatcag gaAGAAGTGTTGGGTATAAAACTTGAAGTCGAAGAGGTAGATGAGACTTATGTGATCTGTGAACAGTTGCCAATAGAAGAACAAGTGATGGTGACAATTACCAAAGCGGAATCTTTACTAGATGTCAGTTCAG GAGGAGGCAATGTCTGGAAGACCCCAGCGGAACATCCTTTTTTATCTGCAGATTGTAAGAAAGAGAATACTGGCATGGCACAATATCCTCCAGGTTTAATCATTTTTACTCCAAATGTATATCACAAACCTAAGCctataaaaaaatcaaaagttcGATTTATTTGTAAGCCGCACAATTATAAACCGCGTACTATTCTCCCAAAGGGCCAACCAATCATTTGCAGTGCAGAGCAACTTCCAGATCTTTCCAATCATAAGGAATCTTCTGAAGAGTCCAAAGATAAACTGTGTACCGTTATCCCTACTGTCCAATCAAGCTTTCACATTTTAGGGAAACTGACAGATCCTTCTAATCATAAGGAACCTTTTGAGGTGTCCAAAGATAAACCATGTACTGTTATCCCAACTGTGCAAGCAAGCTTTCACATGGCAGGGCAACCACCAGATCCTTCTAATCACAAGGAGTCTTCTGAGGTGTCCAAAGATAAACCACGTACCGTTATCCCTACTGTCCAACCAAGCTTTCACATTTTAGGGCAACTTCCAGATCTTTCCAATCAAAAGGAATCTTCTGAACAGTCCAAAGATAAACCATGTACCGTTATACCTACTGTCCAACCAAGCTTTCACATTTTAGGGCAACCAACAGATCCTTCTAATCATAAGGAACCTTCTGAGGAGTGCAAAGCTAAACCACTTACTGTTATCCCAAATGTGCAAGCAAGCTTTCACAAGGCAGGGAAACCACCAGATCCTTCTAGATATAAGGAATCTTTGGAGGAGTCCAAAGCTAAAGCACGTACTGTTATCCCTACTGTCCAACCAAGCTTTCACATTTTAGGGCAACTTCCAGATCTTTCCAATCATAAGGAATCTTCTGAGGTGTCCAAAGATAAACAACATACTGTTATCCCAACTGTCCAACCAAGCTTTCACATTTTAGGGCAACCAACAGATCCTTCTAATTGCCAGGAATCTTCTGAGGTGTCCAAAGATAAACTATGTACCGTTACCCCTACTGTCCAACCAAGCTTTCACATTTTAGGGCAACCAACAGATCCTTCTAATTGCCAGGAATCTTCTGAGGTGTCCAAAGATAAACCACGTACCGTTAACCCTACTGTCCAACCAAGCTTTCACATTTTAGGACAACCAACAGATCCTTCTAATTGTAAGGAATCTTCTGAGGTGTCCAAAGATAAACCACGTACTGTCCAACCAAGCTTTCACATTTTAGGGCAACCAACAGATCCTTCTAATTGCCAGGAATCTACTGAGGTGTCCAAAGATCAACCACGTACTGTTATCCCTACTGTCCAACCAAGCTTTCACATTTTAGGACAACCAACAGATCCTTCTAATCACAAGGAGTCTTCTGAGGTCTCCAAAGATCAACCACATACTGTTACCCCAACTGTCCAACCAAGCTTTCACAGGCAACCTAAAGATCCTTCTAATCATAAGGAACCTTCTGAGGAGTCCAAAGATAAATCACATACTGTTATCCCTGGTGTCCAACCAAGCTTTCACATGGCGGGACAACCACTAGATCCTTCTAATTATAAGGAATCTTCGGATGAGTCCAAAAATAAACCACATACTGTTATGCCAGATGTTCAAACAAGTTTTCACATTGCAGAGAAAACAACAGAGCCTTCTAATCCAGAGGAATCGTCTCCCAGTAATTTCCATTCTTTAAAGGATCGTGAAAAATCAAGCTTAAAAAATCCCGACCCGTATGTAAATCAGAAAACTCACgccagtaaaaaatggttttCTTGTTCCGAGTGTGAGAAGTCCTTCAAAAGGAAAACGGATCTCGTTAGACACCACAGAgtccacaccggggagaagccacattcttgtcctgagtgcggaaagggCTTCGGCAGTAAAGTAAGCCGTGATGGCCACGTAAGAACTCACACCGGCGAGAAGCCGTTTTGCTGCTCagaatgcgggaaatgttttgcacagaAAATTACTCTAGACAACCACTGTTTTCAACAGCATGTGGATCTTCATGAACTCAAGGCTTCACAGTCATGTTCCGAGTGCGGCAAGTCCTTTGAAGAGAGATCTGAATTCCACGTTCATCAGAGTGGTCACACCAGTAAGGAGATCTGCTATTGCCCCGGCTCCGAAAAACTAGCCAAAAGAAAATGTGATCCGGTTGAACACCAAATAACTGACACCGAAAAGCCACCTTTTTCATGTTGCAAGGACAGTTGGAAAAACGTTCGACACCAGAGATCtcacaaaggggaaaaaaagtccttctcgtgttctgagtgcggaaagaCTTTTAAAGATAGATGGAACCTAAAAACACACCAGATAGTCCACACCGGCGAGAGGCCCTTTACCTGTTCCGAGTGTGGAAAGGGCTACTCCAGTAAAGGAACCCTTAATAAACACATGAGAATTCACACCGGTGAAAGGCCGTTTTCCTGTTTGGAATGCGGCAAACGCTTTACGTATAAACATACGCTAATCATCCATCAAAGCATTCATACCAGACGAAAGATCTACCCAAAAACATTCACATAA